One genomic segment of Nonomuraea coxensis DSM 45129 includes these proteins:
- a CDS encoding MBL fold metallo-hydrolase has protein sequence MIDRVITSGTFSLDGGTWEVDNNVWLVGNHREVVVIDAAHDAEAIAARVGGREVRAIVCTHAHNDHINAVRELAERTGAPIRLHPADQVLWEQEYGDKLGYEPLADGERVEVGGCALEILHTPGHSPGAVCVHGPELGVVFSGDTLFKGGPGATGRSYSSFETIIDSIRKRLLTLPPETVVHTGHGDSTSIGAEAPHLEEWIARGH, from the coding sequence GTGATCGACCGGGTCATCACCTCCGGGACGTTCTCGCTGGACGGCGGCACCTGGGAGGTCGACAACAACGTCTGGCTGGTGGGCAACCACCGCGAGGTCGTCGTCATCGACGCCGCCCACGACGCCGAGGCGATCGCGGCGCGGGTCGGGGGGCGCGAGGTCAGGGCGATCGTGTGCACCCACGCGCACAACGACCACATCAACGCGGTCCGTGAGCTGGCCGAGCGCACCGGCGCCCCGATCCGGCTGCACCCGGCCGACCAGGTGCTGTGGGAGCAGGAGTACGGCGACAAGCTCGGCTACGAGCCGCTGGCCGACGGCGAGCGCGTCGAGGTGGGCGGCTGCGCCCTGGAGATCCTGCACACCCCCGGGCACTCGCCGGGCGCGGTGTGCGTCCACGGGCCCGAGCTGGGCGTGGTGTTCAGCGGCGACACGCTGTTCAAGGGCGGGCCGGGGGCGACCGGGCGGTCCTACTCGTCGTTCGAGACGATCATCGACTCGATCAGGAAGCGGCTGCTGACGCTGCCGCCGGAGACGGTGGTGCACACCGGCCACGGCGACTCGACCTCGATCGGCGCCGAGGCCCCGCATCTGGAGGAGTGGATCGCGCGCGGCCACTGA
- a CDS encoding (2Fe-2S)-binding protein: MYVCVCRAVTENEVHDCIAAGAKNAKQVRDTTGAGGDCARCVRKICAILKRSEELTTA, from the coding sequence ATGTATGTGTGTGTTTGTCGTGCTGTGACAGAAAATGAGGTGCACGACTGCATCGCCGCCGGGGCGAAGAACGCGAAGCAGGTTCGCGACACCACTGGTGCGGGTGGTGACTGTGCCCGTTGTGTGCGGAAGATCTGTGCCATCCTGAAGCGGTCTGAGGAATTGACGACCGCATAG
- the bfr gene encoding bacterioferritin encodes MQGDKQIIELLNEQLTAELTAINQYFLHSKMQENWGYTKLADHTRDESFEEMRHAERLTDRILFLEGLPNYQRLGTLHIGQTVEEQLHADLEVELGVVERLRPAIALMREKGDITSANIFEDILRDEEEHIDYLETELGLINSLGIQLYLARYAKTEPKDKEF; translated from the coding sequence ATGCAGGGCGACAAGCAGATCATCGAACTGCTCAACGAGCAGCTGACCGCCGAGCTCACCGCCATCAACCAGTATTTCCTGCACTCCAAGATGCAGGAGAACTGGGGATACACGAAGCTGGCCGACCACACCCGCGACGAGTCCTTCGAGGAGATGCGGCACGCCGAGCGGCTGACCGACCGCATCCTCTTCCTGGAGGGGCTGCCCAACTACCAGCGGCTCGGCACCCTGCACATCGGGCAGACCGTCGAGGAGCAGCTGCACGCCGACCTGGAGGTCGAGCTGGGGGTCGTCGAGCGCCTGCGCCCGGCGATCGCGCTCATGCGCGAGAAGGGCGACATCACCTCGGCCAACATCTTCGAGGACATCCTCCGCGACGAGGAGGAGCACATCGACTACCTGGAGACCGAGCTCGGCCTGATCAACAGCCTCGGCATCCAGCTCTACCTGGCCCGTTACGCCAAGACGGAGCCCAAGGACAAGGAATTCTAG
- a CDS encoding NAD(P)-dependent oxidoreductase — translation MAAAVRDSGADVVMHQLTDLAHGDLAGNAALRRDGTRNLVDAALAAGVRRIVAQSICWTYVPGAGPAREGEPLDLGAPEPRRTTVAGVAALESAVAELPEWVVLRYGLLYGPGTWFEPGGARAAEAREGKLVASADVTSFVHVDDAAAAALAALGWPPGPVNVCDDEPAAGLDWAPAFCRAVGAPAPPVSGTPANPAARGADNGHARGDLGWTPAYPSWREGFAALAGDRDIPDTGYSRRFSDSRVGHSGGGHDESIHFRRKAR, via the coding sequence CTGGCCGCGGCGGTCCGCGACTCGGGGGCGGACGTGGTCATGCACCAGCTCACCGACCTCGCCCACGGAGACCTGGCCGGCAACGCCGCGCTGCGCCGCGACGGCACCCGCAACCTGGTCGACGCCGCTCTCGCGGCCGGGGTGCGGCGGATCGTGGCGCAGAGCATCTGCTGGACGTACGTGCCGGGTGCGGGCCCCGCCCGCGAGGGCGAGCCCTTGGACCTCGGCGCGCCCGAGCCGCGCCGGACCACCGTCGCGGGCGTGGCCGCGCTGGAGTCGGCGGTGGCCGAACTGCCCGAATGGGTGGTGCTGCGTTACGGCCTGCTGTACGGGCCGGGCACCTGGTTCGAGCCCGGCGGCGCGCGCGCCGCCGAGGCGCGGGAGGGGAAGCTGGTGGCGAGCGCCGACGTGACCAGCTTCGTGCACGTGGACGACGCCGCGGCCGCCGCGCTGGCGGCCCTGGGCTGGCCGCCGGGCCCCGTCAACGTCTGTGACGACGAGCCCGCCGCCGGGCTCGACTGGGCGCCCGCCTTCTGCCGGGCGGTCGGCGCGCCGGCGCCGCCGGTGTCCGGCACGCCGGCGAACCCGGCCGCGCGGGGCGCGGACAACGGGCACGCGCGCGGCGACCTCGGCTGGACGCCCGCGTACCCGTCGTGGCGGGAGGGATTCGCGGCCCTCGCCGGGGATCGCGATATTCCGGACACCGGCTATTCTCGGCGATTCTCGGACAGCAGGGTTGGGCATTCCGGCGGCGGGCATGATGAGTCGATCCACTTTCGCCGGAAAGCGCGGTAG
- a CDS encoding response regulator transcription factor, giving the protein MTCVLLAEDDTSISEPLARALRREGYQVEVSPDGPQALERALSGGIDLIVLDLGLPEMDGLEVARRIRAEGHGTPVLILTARVDEVDTVVGLDAGADDYVTKPFRLAELLARVRALLRRGTSETPVVQGVRIDADSRRAWMGDKELHLTTKEFDLLRVLVRDAGKVVTREQIMREVWDTNWWGSTKTLDMHISWLRRKLGDDAAKPRYITTVRGVGFRFERE; this is encoded by the coding sequence ATGACCTGCGTACTTCTCGCCGAGGATGACACCTCGATCTCCGAGCCGCTCGCGCGCGCCCTGCGTCGCGAGGGCTATCAGGTCGAGGTGAGTCCCGATGGCCCGCAAGCCCTGGAGCGGGCCCTGTCGGGCGGCATCGATCTCATAGTTCTGGACCTTGGGCTGCCGGAGATGGACGGCCTGGAGGTGGCCCGCCGCATCCGCGCCGAGGGCCACGGGACCCCGGTCCTGATCCTCACGGCGCGCGTCGACGAGGTGGACACCGTCGTCGGCCTCGACGCCGGGGCCGACGACTACGTGACCAAGCCGTTCCGGCTGGCCGAGCTGCTGGCCCGGGTACGCGCCCTGCTGCGGCGCGGCACCTCCGAGACCCCGGTCGTGCAGGGGGTGCGCATCGACGCCGACTCCCGCCGCGCCTGGATGGGCGACAAGGAGCTGCACCTCACGACCAAGGAGTTCGACCTGCTGAGGGTGCTGGTCCGCGACGCGGGCAAGGTGGTCACCCGCGAGCAGATCATGCGCGAGGTGTGGGACACCAACTGGTGGGGCTCCACCAAGACCCTCGACATGCACATCTCCTGGCTGCGGCGCAAGCTCGGCGACGACGCCGCGAAACCGCGCTACATCACGACCGTCCGGGGAGTCGGCTTCCGGTTCGAACGCGAGTAG
- a CDS encoding ATP-binding protein produces MRRRLLTSTLVVAVIAVLLLGVPLGVVVSRLIVDEAAQELGAEAKRLVGEVEYARVQETPLDPQQLEQKYPGRYIQIWERGTPLRVTVVGTAPASGHLMTEDAQTNTGVYVRISRDRDQVERDVRARLLLIVALAVAALAVAVSLAVVQSRRLTLPLRDLAKIAERLGSGDARPSRHRYGIPELDRVAQVLDRSAARISDLLTREREFATDASHQLRTPLTGLTMRLEEIVAAADEPEVVREEGEAAIVQAERLTAVIDELLAAARRQRHAQAEPVAIDEVLIQQVREWEPVFKDAHRELRLEGTRGLKALATTGGFGQVVASLLENSLRHGGGRVTVTSTSGDNYVVVEVADEGPGIADEIAPKIFERNVSGGGGTGLGLTLARALAAADGGRLELVRRRPATFAVFLRPAEDDGRGNRVVSGPA; encoded by the coding sequence ATGCGCCGTCGACTGCTCACCTCCACCCTGGTCGTCGCGGTCATCGCGGTCCTGTTGCTGGGGGTCCCCCTGGGCGTCGTGGTGAGCCGCCTGATCGTCGACGAGGCGGCTCAGGAGCTCGGGGCGGAAGCCAAACGTCTCGTGGGAGAGGTCGAGTACGCCCGCGTCCAGGAGACGCCGCTCGACCCTCAGCAACTGGAACAGAAATACCCGGGCAGATACATCCAGATCTGGGAACGCGGAACCCCCCTCCGGGTGACCGTCGTCGGCACCGCACCGGCGTCCGGTCACCTCATGACGGAGGACGCCCAGACCAACACCGGCGTCTACGTACGCATCAGCCGCGACCGCGACCAGGTCGAGCGGGACGTACGGGCCCGCCTGCTGCTCATCGTCGCCCTCGCCGTCGCCGCCCTGGCGGTGGCCGTGAGCCTGGCCGTCGTGCAGTCCCGCCGTCTGACGCTGCCCCTGCGGGACCTCGCGAAGATCGCCGAGCGGCTCGGATCGGGCGACGCGCGGCCGAGCAGGCACCGCTACGGCATCCCCGAGCTGGACCGCGTGGCCCAGGTGCTCGACCGCAGCGCGGCCCGCATCTCCGACCTGCTGACACGGGAACGCGAGTTCGCCACCGACGCCTCCCACCAGCTCCGCACGCCGCTCACCGGCCTCACCATGCGCCTGGAGGAGATCGTGGCCGCGGCCGACGAGCCGGAGGTCGTCCGCGAGGAGGGCGAGGCGGCGATCGTCCAGGCCGAACGGCTGACCGCGGTCATCGACGAGCTGCTGGCCGCGGCCCGCCGCCAGCGGCACGCCCAGGCCGAGCCGGTCGCCATCGACGAGGTGCTGATCCAGCAGGTGAGGGAGTGGGAGCCGGTGTTCAAGGACGCCCACCGCGAGCTGCGGCTGGAGGGGACGCGCGGGCTGAAGGCCCTCGCCACCACCGGCGGGTTCGGACAGGTGGTGGCCTCGCTGCTGGAGAACTCGCTGCGGCACGGCGGCGGCAGGGTCACCGTCACCAGCACCAGCGGCGACAACTACGTGGTCGTCGAGGTGGCGGACGAGGGTCCAGGCATCGCCGACGAGATCGCCCCCAAGATCTTCGAGCGGAACGTCAGCGGCGGCGGGGGCACCGGCCTCGGCCTCACCCTGGCGCGGGCGCTGGCCGCCGCGGACGGCGGGCGGCTGGAGCTGGTGCGGCGGCGGCCGGCGACGTTCGCCGTCTTCCTGCGGCCGGCCGAGGACGACGGCCGCGGCAACCGGGTGGTCAGCGGTCCTGCGTGA
- a CDS encoding GtrA family protein: protein MEVVKRLYERFSSLVHELAKFGSIGAVAFVIDTGLLNFCHIVIGLGPLTSKLVATVVSTTFAYLGNRYWTFRHREQTGLGREYFLFFLLNGIALLLGILTIGFTTYTLGLNDTLSVNIANIVGVGLGTLFRYWSYKKWVFLEATEPIPVELPEQGVTQDR from the coding sequence GTGGAAGTCGTCAAGCGCCTCTACGAGCGGTTCTCGTCCCTGGTCCACGAGCTGGCCAAGTTCGGCAGCATCGGCGCGGTGGCCTTCGTCATCGACACCGGCCTGCTCAACTTCTGCCACATCGTGATCGGCCTGGGCCCGCTGACCTCCAAGCTCGTGGCGACGGTCGTGTCCACCACGTTCGCCTATCTCGGCAACCGCTACTGGACCTTCCGCCACCGCGAGCAGACCGGGCTCGGGCGCGAATACTTCCTGTTCTTCCTGCTCAACGGCATCGCCCTGCTCCTGGGCATCCTGACCATCGGCTTCACCACCTACACGCTCGGCCTCAACGACACGCTGTCGGTCAACATCGCCAACATCGTCGGCGTGGGGCTCGGCACCCTCTTCCGCTACTGGTCCTACAAGAAGTGGGTGTTCCTGGAGGCCACCGAGCCCATTCCGGTCGAGCTGCCCGAGCAGGGCGTCACGCAGGACCGCTGA
- a CDS encoding 5-(carboxyamino)imidazole ribonucleotide synthase, whose protein sequence is MVGAGQLARMSQPPAIALGVELRVLANAPDESAARVIVDTRIGDYRDLDVLREFAQGCDVITFDHEHVPTEHIEALIADGHPVHPGAAALVHAQDKAVMRERLSAIGVPCPAWARVSSAADVTAFAERNGWPVVLKAVRGGYDGRGVWVCRDEAEAEEAIATGVPLMAEAFVPFERELAVVVARSPHGQGVSYPVVETVQQDGICVEVLAPAPDLDPEQAAQAQRIGLTIAHELGVTGLLAVELFQTSSGLVVNELAMRPHNSGHWTIEGARTSQFEQHLRAVLDLPLGSPTMTSQVVVMANLLGGDDPDLFKRYEHVLAHDPGIKLHFYGKQVRPGRKIGHVTALGSNLDEVRARARHAAVHLMTGEYT, encoded by the coding sequence ATCGTCGGCGCAGGTCAGCTGGCCAGGATGTCCCAGCCGCCCGCCATCGCGCTCGGCGTCGAGCTGCGGGTGCTGGCCAATGCCCCCGACGAGAGCGCCGCCCGCGTCATCGTCGACACGCGCATCGGCGACTACCGCGACCTCGACGTGCTGCGTGAGTTCGCGCAGGGCTGCGACGTGATCACGTTCGACCACGAGCACGTCCCCACCGAGCACATCGAGGCGCTCATCGCCGACGGCCACCCCGTGCACCCCGGCGCGGCGGCGCTCGTCCACGCCCAGGACAAGGCGGTCATGCGCGAGCGGCTCAGCGCCATCGGCGTGCCCTGCCCGGCCTGGGCGCGGGTGTCGTCCGCGGCCGACGTGACGGCCTTCGCCGAGCGGAACGGCTGGCCGGTCGTGCTCAAGGCGGTGCGCGGCGGCTACGACGGCCGCGGCGTGTGGGTGTGCCGTGACGAGGCCGAGGCCGAGGAGGCCATCGCGACGGGCGTGCCGCTCATGGCCGAGGCGTTCGTGCCGTTCGAACGGGAGCTGGCCGTCGTGGTGGCCCGCTCGCCGCACGGCCAGGGCGTCAGCTACCCGGTCGTCGAGACCGTCCAGCAGGACGGCATCTGCGTCGAGGTGCTCGCCCCCGCGCCCGACCTCGACCCCGAGCAGGCCGCGCAGGCCCAGCGCATCGGGCTCACCATCGCCCACGAGCTGGGCGTCACCGGGCTGCTGGCGGTCGAGCTGTTCCAGACCTCCTCCGGGCTCGTGGTCAACGAGCTGGCCATGCGCCCGCACAACAGCGGCCACTGGACGATCGAGGGCGCCCGCACCTCGCAGTTCGAGCAGCACCTGCGGGCCGTGCTCGACCTGCCGCTCGGCTCTCCCACGATGACCTCGCAGGTCGTCGTCATGGCCAACCTGCTCGGCGGCGACGACCCCGACCTGTTCAAGCGCTACGAGCACGTGCTCGCCCACGACCCCGGCATCAAGCTGCACTTCTACGGCAAGCAGGTGCGGCCGGGCCGCAAGATCGGCCACGTCACCGCGCTCGGCTCCAACCTCGACGAGGTCCGCGCCCGCGCCCGCCACGCCGCCGTCCACCTCATGACAGGGGAGTACACGTGA
- the purE gene encoding 5-(carboxyamino)imidazole ribonucleotide mutase, with translation MGSDSDWPVMKAAAEAVAEFGVPFEADVVSAHRMPTEMIDYGRQAASRGLQVIIAGAGGAAHLPGMLASVTPLPVIGVPVPLKHLDGMDSLLSIVQMPAGVPVATVAVGGARNAGLLAIRILAAADPALRARMEEFQQRLKEQAYAKGERLRAEAKEL, from the coding sequence ATGGGGTCGGATTCCGACTGGCCGGTGATGAAGGCGGCGGCCGAGGCGGTCGCCGAGTTCGGGGTGCCGTTCGAGGCCGACGTCGTCTCCGCGCACCGCATGCCCACCGAGATGATCGACTACGGCCGGCAGGCCGCCTCCCGGGGGCTCCAGGTGATCATCGCCGGCGCCGGCGGGGCCGCGCACCTGCCCGGCATGCTGGCCTCCGTCACGCCGCTGCCGGTCATCGGGGTGCCGGTGCCGCTGAAACACCTCGACGGCATGGACTCCCTGCTGTCGATCGTCCAGATGCCGGCCGGGGTGCCGGTGGCGACGGTCGCGGTGGGCGGCGCGCGCAACGCCGGGCTGCTCGCCATCCGCATCCTCGCCGCCGCCGACCCCGCCCTGCGCGCGCGGATGGAGGAGTTCCAGCAGCGGCTGAAGGAGCAGGCGTACGCGAAGGGCGAGCGCCTGCGCGCCGAGGCCAAGGAGCTGTAG
- a CDS encoding UDP-glucose dehydrogenase family protein, whose protein sequence is MPYRLTVIGTGYLGITHAACMADLGCEVLGLDIDADKVLRLNSGELPIHEPGLEPVLRRGLDSGRLRFTTSYEDIAAFGDVHFICVGTPQKRGEYAADVSFMDAAVESLAPLLDRECLVVGKSTVPVGTAERLADKLARLAPAGVLAELAWNPEFLREGHAVQDTLRPDRLVFGVRSERAEKVLREVYEPLGDVPIVVSDFATAELVKTAANAFLATKISFINAMAEVCEAAHADVQKLSEALSYDDRIGGRYLNAGLGFGGGCLPKDIRAFMARAGELGADQALTFLREVDAINMRRRARMVDLARELAGGSFHGCVVGVLGAAFKPDSDDIRDSPALDVAVTIGRQGGRVTVYDPIALDNARKAHPELSYGESVVEAVRGAHVVLLLTEWQEFVELDPEQLGGVVAARRIVDGRNALDAETWRSAGWHYRALGRP, encoded by the coding sequence GTGCCATATCGCCTCACGGTGATCGGGACCGGATACCTGGGGATCACGCATGCGGCCTGCATGGCGGACCTCGGCTGCGAGGTCCTCGGCCTCGACATCGACGCCGACAAGGTCCTGCGGCTCAACAGCGGCGAGCTCCCCATCCACGAGCCGGGCCTCGAACCCGTGCTCCGCCGCGGCCTCGACTCCGGGCGCCTGCGCTTCACCACCTCCTACGAGGACATCGCCGCCTTCGGCGACGTGCACTTCATCTGCGTCGGCACCCCCCAGAAGCGCGGCGAGTACGCCGCCGACGTCTCCTTCATGGACGCCGCCGTCGAGTCCCTCGCCCCGCTTCTCGATCGCGAGTGCCTGGTCGTCGGCAAGTCCACCGTCCCCGTCGGCACCGCCGAGCGCCTGGCCGACAAGCTCGCCCGGCTCGCCCCGGCCGGGGTCCTGGCCGAGCTGGCGTGGAACCCCGAGTTCCTGCGCGAGGGCCACGCCGTCCAGGACACCCTGCGCCCCGACCGGCTCGTGTTCGGCGTGCGCAGCGAGCGGGCCGAGAAGGTGCTGCGCGAGGTCTACGAGCCGCTGGGCGACGTCCCGATCGTGGTGTCCGACTTCGCCACCGCCGAGCTGGTCAAGACCGCCGCGAACGCGTTCCTGGCCACGAAGATCTCCTTCATCAACGCCATGGCCGAGGTCTGCGAGGCGGCCCACGCCGACGTGCAGAAGCTGTCGGAGGCGCTGTCGTACGACGACCGCATCGGCGGGCGCTACCTCAACGCCGGGCTCGGCTTCGGCGGCGGCTGCCTGCCCAAGGACATCCGGGCGTTCATGGCCCGCGCCGGGGAGCTGGGGGCCGACCAGGCGCTGACGTTCCTGCGCGAGGTGGACGCCATCAACATGCGCCGCCGCGCCCGGATGGTCGACCTGGCCAGGGAGCTGGCGGGCGGATCCTTCCACGGGTGCGTGGTGGGGGTGCTGGGGGCGGCGTTCAAACCGGACTCCGACGACATCCGCGACTCTCCGGCGCTGGACGTCGCCGTGACGATCGGCCGCCAGGGCGGCCGGGTCACCGTCTACGACCCGATCGCGCTCGACAACGCCCGCAAGGCGCATCCCGAGCTCAGCTACGGCGAGTCGGTCGTCGAGGCGGTGCGCGGCGCGCACGTGGTGCTGCTGCTCACCGAGTGGCAGGAGTTCGTGGAGCTCGACCCCGAGCAGCTCGGCGGGGTCGTCGCGGCCCGCCGCATCGTGGACGGGCGCAACGCGCTGGACGCCGAGACGTGGCGTTCGGCGGGGTGGCACTACCGGGCGCTCGGCCGCCCCTGA